A region from the Vicia villosa cultivar HV-30 ecotype Madison, WI linkage group LG3, Vvil1.0, whole genome shotgun sequence genome encodes:
- the LOC131662495 gene encoding protein JASON-like yields MRWLGFIFTFVFRSIFPTIMGCLFTCFRVRDNSKRRLPKTTAASAAVDVASRHNKANDDVVSRNRLSTLFLSDEGEDAVRRNGRIFDEGSQRDKTELKDEAKFLKACGTIVSTPDEIRKTSGKLKVSPSCSDDSGPPKFRSWLLDSSAQNVPTEVLPFNPPTPKKQCEELGERTDYSDLTPSSCISNANNTQCYQDSTEGSGTGSCHPTDGTQMSKGRNKSVHFECETDISSCESVAYGGWHMKKTDSPNPTPMVLSEEMQTPGTVYPATLKDLPNDKLVKSQFVYPNSSVAEDVSKRKILEQSESIEQSHNATSTPRKNESTIEEGLSSWLKPASVILEERRKKMEMAQIRKTPADRPIIGMVAAHWHEEEKSDAPPPKWWDGNGIPNSTNKYKEDQKVSWHATPFEERLEKALSEDPVISKRKDICGKPIAFDENEESDTALSQMKPSAHPQSVVSC; encoded by the exons ATGCGCTGGTTAGGTTTCATTTTCACCTTCGTTTTCCGATCCATTTTCCCAACCATCATGGGCTGCCTTTTCACTTGCTTCCGTGTTCGCGACAACAGTAAGCGCCGCCTCCCGAAAACCACCGCCGCCTCCGCCGCCGTCGATGTGGCTTCTCGTCACAACAAAGCCAAT GATGATGTGGTGTCTCGAAATAGATTGTCTACATTGTTTCTATCTGAtg agGGAGAAGACGCTGTGCGACGTAATGGGAGGATTTTTGATGAGGGATCTCAGAGAGATAAGACAGAGCTTAAAGATGAG GCCAAGTTTCTAAAAGCATGTGGTACCATAGTAAGTACCCCTGATGAAATTCGGAAAACATCGGGAAAACTAAAAGTTTCACCTTCTTGTAGTGATGATTCTGGTCCTCCAAAGTTTCGTTCTTGGCTTCTTGATTCATCTGCTCAGAATGTTCCAACTGAAGTTCTACCATTCAATCCGCCAACTCCCAAAAAACAGTGTGAAGAATTGGGAGAAAGAACAGATTATTCAGACCTCACACCAAGCAG CTGTATCTCCAATGCGAACAATACTCAATGTTATCAAGACTCTACGGAAGGAAGCGGAACAGGGAGCTGTCATCCTACGGATGGAACTCAAATGAGTAAGGGGAGGAACAAGTCAGTGCATTTTGAATGTGAAACTGATATTTCATCATGTGAGTCAGTGGCTTATGGTGGGTGGCATATGAAGAAAACAGACTCGCCAAATCCTACCCCAATGGTACTCTCTGAAGAGATGCAAACTCCTGGAACTGTTTACCCTGCAACTTTAAAAGACTTGCCAAATGATAAGCTAGTTAAGTCCCAATTTGTGTATCCAAATAGTAGTGTAGCTGAGGATGTCTCTAAGAGAAAGATACTTGAGCAGAGCGAATCAATTGAGCAGTCTCATAATGCAACTTCTACACCACGTAAAAATGAATCTACCATAGAAGAAGGCTTGTCTTCCTGGTTAAAGCCCGCATCTGTCATCTTGGAggagagaagaaagaaaatggagaTGGCTCAGATCCGCAAAACTCCTGCTGACAGGCCCATCATTGGGATGGTTGCTGCACATTGGCATGAAGAAGAAAAATCTGATGCTCCTCCTCCTAAGTGGTGGGATGGCAATGGAATCCCAAATTCAACTAATAAATACAAAGAA GACCAGAAAGTGAGCTGGCATGCTACACCGTTTGAAGAAAGGTTGGAGAAGGCATTATCTGAGGATCCCGTCATCTCTAAAAG GAAAGATATTTGCGGAAAACCAATTGCTTTTGATGAGAATGAAGAAAGCGATACTGCGCTCTCTCAGATGAAACCTTCAGCTCATCCACAATCTGTGGTGTCATGTTGA